From the Thermus brockianus genome, the window GGGCCTAAGGCGGGAAAGGCGGCTTGCGGGCACCCTGGTCTTCTCCGCCCACGGCCACCCCCCCGCCGTGCGCAAGAAGGCCGCCGAGATGGGCTTCCACATCCTGGACGCCACCTGCCCCCTGGTCACCAAGGTGCACACCGAAGCCCGCCGCTACGCCCAGGAGGGGTACTGGATCCTCCTCGTGGGCGACTCCGCCGACCACCAGGAGATCAAGGGCACCTACGGGGAGGCCCCGGACCGGACCATCCTGGTGGCGGTGCACACCCACGTGGGCAAGGACCCCCGCCTGGCCGACCCCCGCACGGTGACGGTGCCCGACCCCGAAAGGGTGGTGGTCCTCACCCAGACCACCCTAAGCGTGGACGATACCCTAGCCACCATCGCCATCCTCAAGCGCCGCTTCCCCAAGCTGGTGGTGCCCGCCCGCAAAGACCTCTGCTACGCCACCCAGAACCGCCAGGAGGCGGTGAAGCGCATCGCCCCCAAGGTGGAGGCCTTCTTGGTCCTGACAAGCCCCCATTCCTCCAACGGGATGCGGCTTTTGGAACTGGCCCAGGAGCTCACGGGCCGGGCGTACCGTCTGGAACGGCCCGAGGAGCTGCAAGAGGCCTGGCTCCAAGGGGTGAAAAACCTGGGCCTCACCTCCGCCGCCAGCACCCCCGAGGACCTGGTGCAGGGGGTGGTGGCCCGCCTCAAGGCGGCAAACCCGGGGCTTGTGGTGGTGGAGGAAGGGGAATGGGAACACATCAGCTTCCGCGAGCCCAAACCCATCCCCCGGAGGAGGTCCTGGGTGCTTGACCTGAGGCTTTCCGTGGCCCCCATGGTGGACCGCACGGACCGCCACTTCCGCTATCTGGTGCGCCAAGTGAGCCTTGGGGTAAGGCTCTACACCGAAATGACCGTGGCCGAGGGGGTGCTTTGGGGCAAGCGGGAAAGGCTTTTGGCCTTCCGGCCCGAGGAGCACCCCGTGGCCCTGCAGCTTGCGGGAAGCGACCCCAAGCGCCTGGCGGAAGCGGCCCGCATCGGCGAGGCCTTCAGCTACGACGAGGTCAACCTCAACCTGGGTTGCCCCTCGGAAAAGGCCCAGCAGGCCGGCTACGGGGCCTGCCTCCTCCGGGAGCCCTTAAGGGTGGCGGAGTTGGTGCAGGCCATGGCCGAGGCGGTGCGGGTACCGGTCACGGTGAAGCTTCGGCTGGGCCTGGACGGGCAGGAAACCTACCCTGGCCTCGCCCGCCTGGTGGAAGGCCTAGCGGAAGCGGGGGCCAAGGCCTTCATCGTCCACGCCCGCAGCGCCCTCCTCTCCCTCTCCACCCGGGCCAACCGGGCCATCCCCCCCTTGCGCCACGAGTGGGTCCACCGCCTAAAAGAAGACTTCCCCCACCTCCCTTTCGTCCTCAACGGGGGCCTGCGCACCCTGGAGGAGGCCCTGGCCCACCTGGACAAGGTGGACGGGGCCATGCTGGGCCGGGCGGTCTACGAGGACCCCTTCGTGCTCCGGGAAGCGGACCGGAAGGTGTACGGCCTGGACCGCAGGCCAAGCCGCCTCCAGGTGGCATGGCGGATGCGGGCCTACCTGGAGGAGGAGCTCCACAAGGGCACGCCGCCTTGGGCCGTGCTCCGGCACATGCTAAGCCTCTTCCGGGGGACGCCCGGGGGAAAGCGTTGGCGGCGCCTCCTCTCCGAGGGGCGCTCCCTCCAGGCCCTGGACCAGGCCCTAAGGTTTATGGAGGAGAAGGTAGGCGAGGAGGGCGAGGAGGAAGACCCACACCCAAAGGGGCACCCGCTTCCGGCGCACCCGCTTGCCGGTTAGGGGGTCCAGGACGGGCGGGGGGGCCATCTTGAGCCGCGTGGCCCGCTTCATGTGGGCTACCATCCTGTCCAGGTCCCCCTTGCGCTTGTAAAGGGCCGCCAGGTTCTCGTGGAGAAGGGGGTCCTCCGGGGCGAGCCTCAGGGCCTTTTGGTAGAGGTCCAAGGCCGCCTCCAGCTCACCCCGCTCCAGGTAGAGCGTCCCCAGGTTGGTGAGGGCCCGGTGGTGCTCGGGGTCCAGGGCGAGGGCCTTTTGGAAATGGGCCTCCGCCTCCCCCCGCCTCCCCTCCCCCACCGCCCGCACGCCCAAAAGCACCTCCTTCTCCGCCAGGAAAAGGGGGTCTTCCAGGCGCTCCGGGGCCTCCTCCAGAAGGGCAAGCCCGGCGAGAAGCCTTTCCCTTAGCCCCTCGGGGAAGCCCTCGGCGTAGGCCCTGGCGGCGGCGTAGTCCTTGGCCCTGAGGAGGGCGAGGAAGCGCAAAAGGGCTTCCGCCTCGCTATCCCCCGCCAAGGCTTTGGCCTTAAGCTCCGTCACCACGCCCCCATCCTAGCCTAGGGCGCGGCGGTAGGCCTCGAGGTAAGCCCGGGCCGGCCCCTCCCAGGAAAAGTCCTTATCCATGCCCCTAAGGCCCAAGGACTCGGCCCCCAGGCGAAAGAGGCGCAAGACCCCGTAGAGGAGGCCCTCCGGGTGGTAGCTTTGGAAGAGGACGCCCGTTTTCCCGTCCTCCACGGTGTCCTTTAGCCCCCCCACCGCCCGGGCCACGGGGGGGGTGCCGTAGCGCTGGGCGACCATCTGCACCAGGCCGCAAGGCTCAAAGCGGCTCGGCACCAAGACCGCCTCCGCCCCAGCGTAGGCCAAACGGGCCAGGGCCTCATCGTAAGCGGGGACAAAGCGGACCCACCCCGGGTGCTTCGCCTCCGCCTCCCGGAAGCCCTGCGCCAGGACCTCCTCCCCCACCCCTTGGACGTACAGGCTAAAGCCCAACTCCCCAAGCCGGGGCAAGGCCTCCAGGACCAGGTCCAGGCCCTTTTGGGGGTCCAGGCGGCCGATGTAGGCGAGGATGGGGGGGCGAAGCCCCGTGGCCCTTCGGAAGGCCTCCCGGGCCAGGGCCTTGCCGGAAGGGTCTTCCCGGGAGTAGGGGGCGGGGAGGTGGGGGTCCTGGGCCGGGTCAAAGACCTCCGGGTCCAGGCCGTTCAGGATGCCCCGAAGCTTGGGGGCATGCCTACGCAAGACCCCGTCCAGGCCCATGCCGAACTCCGGGGTCTGGATCTCCTCGGCGTAGGAGGGGCTCACCGTGGTCACGAGGCGGGCGAAGACGATCCCCCCCTTCATCAGGTTCACCTTCCCGTAGTACTCCAGGGCCTCCATGTGGTATAGGCTCCAGGGGAGCCCCGTGAGGAAGAAGAAAAGCCCCGGGTCCAAGAGGCCCTGGTGGGCCAGGTTGTGGATGGTGTAGACCGTGGGGGCATAGAGGGCGAGGAGGGCCGCCGTCCAGTCGTGGGCGTGGACCAGGTCAAAGCCCCGGGCCACCTCCGCCGCCGCCCGGGCGAAGCGCAGGTAGCGCTCGGCGTCGTCGGGGTAGCCGTAGACCCGCTCCCGGTCAAACCCCTCCACCCCTAAAAGGAGGAAGCGCACCCCCCCTTCCACCCGCTCCCCTAACGGGGCCTGGACCTCTTTGCCGGCGAAGGGGAAGCGCACCTCCCCCACCCCTTGGGCGGCGAGGCCCCGGTGCCAGGGGAGGAGAAGGGTGGCCTCCACCCCCAGGGGCTTTAGGGCCTTGGGCAACGCCCCCACCACGTCGGCGAGCCCCCCCACCTTCACCAGGGGGTAGGCCTCGGGGGCCACGAGGAGGACCCTCATGGGGGCCACACCCCCTTGGGGAGGGGAAGGGCCTCCCCCAGGTCCCTCAGGTACAGGTAGGCCCAGGCCTCCATGGGGCCCTCCTCCGTGTGGACCAGGATGCGCTCTCTCCGGTACTCCTCCCCTTCCTCCTCGAGGGCATCCAGGAGGGGCAGGGCCTCCCCGGGAAGGAAAAGCACCTCCCCGTACACCCGCCCCTCCCCCCGGACCATGGCGGGGTAGGCGTAGGGCCTTTCCCCGCCCGCAGGGAGGTGGTAGAGGGCGAAGCCCTCGGCGTACCCGGGGACGACCCTTTGCACCCTTCCCGCCACCAGGGCGTGGTTCCTCTCCCCCCGCTTGAGGGTGCCGTAGACGAAGACCCGCTCCACTACTCCCCCAGGAAGCGGTACCCCACCCCCACCACCGTCTCTATGAAGCGGGGGGCGTGGGGGTCGTCCTTGAGCTTTTTGCGCAGAAGCCGCACGTAGGCGTCCACCACCCGCTCCGAGCCCTCAAACTCCCCGCCCCAGACCCTTTCCAGAAGCTCTTCCCGGGTGTACACCCGGCCCGGCATCTGGGCTAGGGCGAAAAGGAGGTTAAGCTCCGTGGGGGAAAGCTTGAGGGGCTCCCCCTCCAGGTAGGCCTTGCGGGCCTCCAGGTCCAGCTCCAAGGGCCCAAAGCGCCGCCTCCCCTCCTTCCCCGCCCGGCGCAGCAGGGCCTTGATGCGGGCGAGAAGCTCCTTAAGGGAAAAGGGCTTGCCCAAATAGTCGTCCGCCCCCTCCAAGAGCCCCTCCACCCGGCTATCCTCATCGGCGCGGCCCGTAAGGAGGAGGACGGGAAGAAGGGGGTCCAGGTCCCGCAGGGCCTTGAGGACCTCGAGGCCCTCCATGTCCGGCAGGCCCCGGTCCAGGACCACCAGGTCCGGTTTAGCCCCTTCAAAGGCCCTGGCCAAAGCCTCCTTGCCCGTGCGGGCCCAGTCCACCGCCAGCCCTTCCTTTTCCAAAAACCGCTTCACCAACTCCCCCACCTGGGGGTCGTCCTCCACCAAGAGAATGTGCACCATAACCCCTTCCCGAATACGCCTTTCCCTTACCGCCCAAGCAGAATAACCACCCCCGGGTACTCCCCCTCGGGCAAACCCAGAAGCCGGGCCACAGCCTCATCGTAAAAGGTTTCCGCCGGATATGCAGCAAGCCCCAGGCCCACGGCGGCCAGGAGGACCAGGCCTGCGGCGTAGCCGGCCTCCAAAAGGGCGTACCGGTAGCCCCGAAGGCCAAAGAGGGCCTCGCTCCTTTCCGGTACCAGGGTCAAGACCAAAAGGGCCGCCGCCCGTTCCGGGGAAAGGCCAAAAAGGGCCTCGGCCCAGGCCTGGGCCTCCGCCTTGGAGGAAAGCTGAAAAAGCTGGTGCTCCTTGGGAAAGTAGTGGTAGACCCCGGGGAAGACCCCTTCCACCTTGAGGGCCACCAGGTAGGCCTCCAAGGGGTAGGCCTCGCCAGCGGAAGGGACACCCCTAGCCCCCTCCCGCTCCGCCAAGGGGAGGAGGAGCTGGGAGAGGTCCTTTAGGGTGATGGCGGCCCCCACCTCGGGCAAGGCGGGCCTGAGGTGGGCCAGGGTGCGGAAGAGGG encodes:
- a CDS encoding SagB/ThcOx family dehydrogenase — its product is MEKHPGKLFYRLSRLYPGDALPLKRKPKAKVYANPLETQALPPLRPEGGPPLFRTLAHLRPALPEVGAAITLKDLSQLLLPLAEREGARGVPSAGEAYPLEAYLVALKVEGVFPGVYHYFPKEHQLFQLSSKAEAQAWAEALFGLSPERAAALLVLTLVPERSEALFGLRGYRYALLEAGYAAGLVLLAAVGLGLAAYPAETFYDEAVARLLGLPEGEYPGVVILLGR
- a CDS encoding gamma-glutamylcyclotransferase family protein — protein: MERVFVYGTLKRGERNHALVAGRVQRVVPGYAEGFALYHLPAGGERPYAYPAMVRGEGRVYGEVLFLPGEALPLLDALEEEGEEYRRERILVHTEEGPMEAWAYLYLRDLGEALPLPKGVWPP
- the dusA gene encoding tRNA dihydrouridine(20/20a) synthase DusA encodes the protein MLDLRLSVAPMVDRTDRHFRYLVRQVSLGVRLYTEMTVAEGVLWGKRERLLAFRPEEHPVALQLAGSDPKRLAEAARIGEAFSYDEVNLNLGCPSEKAQQAGYGACLLREPLRVAELVQAMAEAVRVPVTVKLRLGLDGQETYPGLARLVEGLAEAGAKAFIVHARSALLSLSTRANRAIPPLRHEWVHRLKEDFPHLPFVLNGGLRTLEEALAHLDKVDGAMLGRAVYEDPFVLREADRKVYGLDRRPSRLQVAWRMRAYLEEELHKGTPPWAVLRHMLSLFRGTPGGKRWRRLLSEGRSLQALDQALRFMEEKVGEEGEEEDPHPKGHPLPAHPLAG
- a CDS encoding glycogen synthase; protein product: MRVLLVAPEAYPLVKVGGLADVVGALPKALKPLGVEATLLLPWHRGLAAQGVGEVRFPFAGKEVQAPLGERVEGGVRFLLLGVEGFDRERVYGYPDDAERYLRFARAAAEVARGFDLVHAHDWTAALLALYAPTVYTIHNLAHQGLLDPGLFFFLTGLPWSLYHMEALEYYGKVNLMKGGIVFARLVTTVSPSYAEEIQTPEFGMGLDGVLRRHAPKLRGILNGLDPEVFDPAQDPHLPAPYSREDPSGKALAREAFRRATGLRPPILAYIGRLDPQKGLDLVLEALPRLGELGFSLYVQGVGEEVLAQGFREAEAKHPGWVRFVPAYDEALARLAYAGAEAVLVPSRFEPCGLVQMVAQRYGTPPVARAVGGLKDTVEDGKTGVLFQSYHPEGLLYGVLRLFRLGAESLGLRGMDKDFSWEGPARAYLEAYRRALG
- a CDS encoding tetratricopeptide repeat protein; the encoded protein is MVTELKAKALAGDSEAEALLRFLALLRAKDYAAARAYAEGFPEGLRERLLAGLALLEEAPERLEDPLFLAEKEVLLGVRAVGEGRRGEAEAHFQKALALDPEHHRALTNLGTLYLERGELEAALDLYQKALRLAPEDPLLHENLAALYKRKGDLDRMVAHMKRATRLKMAPPPVLDPLTGKRVRRKRVPLWVWVFLLALLAYLLLHKP
- a CDS encoding response regulator transcription factor, translating into MVHILLVEDDPQVGELVKRFLEKEGLAVDWARTGKEALARAFEGAKPDLVVLDRGLPDMEGLEVLKALRDLDPLLPVLLLTGRADEDSRVEGLLEGADDYLGKPFSLKELLARIKALLRRAGKEGRRRFGPLELDLEARKAYLEGEPLKLSPTELNLLFALAQMPGRVYTREELLERVWGGEFEGSERVVDAYVRLLRKKLKDDPHAPRFIETVVGVGYRFLGE